The following is a genomic window from Solanum stenotomum isolate F172 chromosome 4, ASM1918654v1, whole genome shotgun sequence.
TGCACAAAGCTCATAAAGCCATCTTCACCTACTCTCTCTCACAATCAATGTTACAAGCTCTCTTTCTTTGATCAAATAGCTGAGAGAGAACACATTCCTATTGTTCTTTTCTATCCTTGTAATAATTTCAATAGCCCCACTATCGATGAACGACTTGAGGAATCCCTTTCTAAGCTATTAACTCATGTTTATCCACCAGCAGGAAGGTACGATAAAGATGAATGTTTGATTCTTTGCCTTGATCAAGGTGTTTCCTACACTAAGGCCAAGGTCAATTGTAAGTTGGATAATTTCTTAGAGAAAGCACACAAGGATCTTAGTCTTGCAGCTTTATTTTGGCCACATGAAAACAAGAATGtggatcaaaataattttatggtATCACCAATTGTCACCATTCAAGTAACAAAATTTGAATGTGGTGGCCTAGCTTTATCATTCAGTGCTTCACACCCTGTAATTGATGGTTTCACATGTTTGAATTTTCTGTTTGGATGGGGAAAAGTGTGTAGATTGGGAACTCCCATTGATAAGATTAATTTTCTAAGCTTCAATTTAGGTAATATTTTCCCAACCAGAGATATATCAGGTCTTTTCAAGTCAACCcatgtagaaaatagagaagaaaatattgttgttaaGAGATTTGTCGTCCATGAAGGTGCTCTATCAAGGCTCAGAAAACAATGCATTGATGAATCAGGTGGAGCTTTGAATTTTCAACCTTCAAGGGTTGAAATTATCACAGCAATCCTATGGAGGGCTTTAATCCGCATTTCAGCAGCTAGAAATGGATATTTTAGGTCTTCTCTAATGGACTTACCATTGAATTTGCGCTCTAAATCATCTTTGCAGGATATTGATTTTGGTTTGGGAAAACCATCTTTAGTATATTTTGGTTTGAAAGATATGGAAATATTTTGGTTATATGATACAGATTGTCACACTGAAGTTGGTGTGCAATTGGACTTGAAGAAAAGTTGCATGCAATTATTTGAGTGTGACAATGATATCAAAGCTCTCATGTTTATACGTGATGCAAAACTTtgatatgatgatttatatttgatgtgattttcttatcttgttaatatttttttttcttctttctcaataaAGGGTAAAACATTTAGAATTTTTTACAATTTATATCTCTTAGCTCAAGTTTATTACCAAAATGAGCCTTTACTTTACGATCTTACCCTATTTAGCCTATTTTGTAATAATATATAGTTTATTTCATAACTCGCTCGGTTGTAAACGATTTtacattctatttttttttcttcccacTCAAGGCTGAGcaatcttttttcattttacttctTCTTAGTCGTCCGATTTGCTAGAAACTAAAGTGTAACACCCCGCTACTAGAAAgacttagaattagaaagagccatttttggaaagaatgaaaaatctgaaaatttgacaaagttaagctaaacatgaattttgggtcaacttcaaacgaccataaatcctagctcaggatgagttaggtgtgctacaagataccgtaggaaagctctttgaattatctttccaacgtcgCCGAGTTTGCGCAATTTCAaatttgtatgagggagatatgcctatttgaagttgggttgtctagttaaggaaagtcaaaacggGGTTTTAGAATAGTATTgtggtcttttcactacccaagTAAattatttcgtttttggtaattagttGGGatctaaactgaattggttcagtttacgcttGACAgtattgagttagggtttttagagaagagaaaagaagaggagaaaagaagagaagaagcaaggattcgtcTCGTTCTTGAGGCTAAGCTTGAGGATTTCGTCAAGGgatgatccctacgaggtatgtgagtctttcatagtgTGGTTCGTTCACCCAAGCTAATGTGAggcaaaaatacatattttaaatcattatttgcctcatatttagtatttatatatgtcctttttgagtttgaattttatggattgtgcttaataatatattttatttgtagaattaaaTTGATGTGAAGATAAAGAAATTTGgagctaaaacaaatgaaatataaaaggttgaagaaggaaatcaagtaAACAACTTAATGGCTTAACTTtaataagataataataatatttcatatatgtTACAAGGTGCAGAATGCAAGCCGCCAATTGAACTGCCACGTGGCATCATGTGAAGGCAATTCTAATTGCAGCGGCGGATGAAGCAGTGTTTCAATCGGAATCCAATTTCGTTTGATTTTGGATTCACAATTTGTTTtagactcaattattttattttgggtttcctatatctataaatagtacataagaataattattagAAGAGGAGGATATAATGTAGAAATTAACTTTTGAATTAAGGTTttatcttttcttctcttttatttattttacatctttTATTCGAATGATTCATTGTAATTGCTCTATGTCTATGTGGAGTTAAACTTCTTGTTCTTGGATTATATTTACTTACAATATGATTGTTTAGTGATTTTGATTCGGCATAATTGTTTATCACATTGgttgttcttatattcttgtgaTTACTATTTTGATGCTTGATCACCATTGTAATAAATCTATTGTCTTCTTTTGAACTCGGGAGAAGAATAGAGGGATAGAACGTGGAATATAAGCAGCATGATCTTTTCTTGCATGTCACTTGAATTGATTTTTgtctaggatagggatatacctaggtGCCTTGCTTGGCTCAAATACGGGAAGACAACTTAATGCTCCATTGTTGGTCCagtctatccccgctcaacgatgtaatTAGGCTGTTAATTGTTGTAGacgattagaggtcgggagatcaTGACTATATTATCAACCCCATGAATCAACAACTAGATAATCAAataagttgatgaaattgatgctaAACATGATTGTTAGTTAAATCATAATCCTAGATCGATTCATTCATTGATTGTGTAAACATCTATCTTTTCTTAGTTAATtgctttttagttattttatctttatttttagtttagttaatatatattcatcttCTGAAATCctcccttaaataaataattagaattagtataatttagtaaatggttaattgacaagtcctttgggtttAGTAATCCGACTCTTTTAgggccactatattacttgcgcgaccacgtaTACTTGCATGTGCAATTGGAAGCACCACACGCGCCAATCACGTTTATTTCAGCGAAgtttgttctagaaagttgaaagttgatgaatcttgaatggtgttcttgaaattggccttcgttcttgagttaggttgagatggaggagttccttgaggttaaaatgttgtttccttgagttgtttgagttagattcttgtgtatacatAATGGatatctgaatctaaagggaatttgagaaaaagaaccgaatttaggcgaattggggttagaaaacgaagaaggaacaagtcggacaaatctgggtaccaggtccgcaTCGCGGACCTATTCTTCAGAATTGAAAAAATTTCTCCGTGTCGTGGAgtggtcacggaccgttctgcctcaaaatttctTTCGggaccaaataattaaatgcatctccaCGTCGCGaacttgcttccagacagtgatttcttgatcttttctcatgtttaactatctaaaaacactcctaaacatcatgagatctttcctatcacaaatcacaatccttgaatccataattcaattcaaggatcagttaagagctAAGTCAatagaagttcatagagtctttcaaaagtcttttacaaatattttaaccttgttttaagacttgagttttaagttgagtaaagagtaaagtttgaggttcctttcttcaaaagagtatatcgggactatgtattcctaaagagtaaaatattttcacatttaaacaagaaaggaaactttgatttccaaaaaagcctttgagctagtttcaGTTAaaaagtaaatgctttcacaattaagcaaaagaggaaactttgattttcaagagaagcctttgagctaagttttaagcaattatctcaaaccacagaaagagttatgttttaaacatatgagcta
Proteins encoded in this region:
- the LOC125861626 gene encoding acetyl-CoA-benzylalcohol acetyltransferase-like; the protein is MEIGFVNENDYIKVEILCTKLIKPSSPTLSHNQCYKLSFFDQIAEREHIPIVLFYPCNNFNSPTIDERLEESLSKLLTHVYPPAGRYDKDECLILCLDQGVSYTKAKVNCKLDNFLEKAHKDLSLAALFWPHENKNVDQNNFMVSPIVTIQVTKFECGGLALSFSASHPVIDGFTCLNFLFGWGKVCRLGTPIDKINFLSFNLGNIFPTRDISGLFKSTHVENREENIVVKRFVVHEGALSRLRKQCIDESGGALNFQPSRVEIITAILWRALIRISAARNGYFRSSLMDLPLNLRSKSSLQDIDFGLGKPSLVYFGLKDMEIFWLYDTDCHTEVGVQLDLKKSCMQLFECDNDIKALMFIRDAKL